In the genome of Myxococcus stipitatus, one region contains:
- the alr gene encoding alanine racemase, with protein sequence MVEVNVESITGGPGDAAHSSWLELSASALRHNVEVFRAVDGRGGPSRALGVVLKGNAYGHGLAQVLPLVHAGVDILYFIAPQDALKVREHERALGLPRKQVVVLGAVGPQEAVVLAREGVDAVVADRGWEDAVPVLRAAKLERPLRVHVHIDTGLGREGFTLAQLPHETRFLLDARDVLEVVGGLSHFANTEDVTEQGYALAQVDAFETGLGLLAEQLGAAAGLQRHIAASAASLVLPRARYEALRVGISLYGLWPSAETRLSARLVLGEVPVLKPVLSWRCRSQVVKWLPANSYIGYGCTYRTSEPTRIAVLPVGYYDGYPRLASGKAHVLVNGRRCPVLGRVMMNHLIIDVTRATSDEHPVTATLLGRDGEESVTADALAGWAQTIHYELVTRLGAHLRRQVVE encoded by the coding sequence GTGGTGGAGGTGAACGTGGAGTCAATCACTGGCGGGCCGGGAGACGCGGCCCATTCCTCGTGGCTGGAGCTCAGCGCCTCCGCCCTGCGGCACAACGTGGAGGTGTTCCGGGCGGTGGACGGGCGCGGCGGCCCGTCGCGCGCGCTGGGCGTGGTGCTCAAGGGCAACGCCTACGGACACGGGCTCGCGCAGGTGCTGCCGCTGGTCCACGCGGGCGTGGACATCCTCTACTTCATCGCCCCCCAGGACGCGCTGAAGGTGCGCGAGCATGAGCGGGCCCTCGGCCTGCCGCGCAAGCAGGTGGTGGTGCTGGGCGCCGTCGGGCCCCAGGAGGCCGTGGTCCTCGCGCGCGAGGGCGTGGACGCCGTGGTGGCGGACCGCGGCTGGGAAGACGCGGTGCCGGTGCTGCGCGCGGCGAAGCTCGAGCGCCCCCTGCGGGTCCACGTCCACATCGACACGGGCCTGGGCCGCGAGGGCTTCACGCTGGCCCAGCTCCCCCACGAGACGCGCTTCCTCTTGGACGCACGCGACGTGCTGGAGGTCGTGGGCGGGCTCAGCCACTTCGCCAACACGGAGGACGTGACGGAGCAGGGCTACGCGCTGGCTCAGGTGGACGCGTTCGAGACGGGGCTGGGGTTGCTCGCGGAGCAGCTCGGCGCGGCGGCGGGGCTGCAGCGGCACATCGCCGCGAGCGCCGCGTCGCTGGTGCTCCCTCGGGCCCGCTACGAGGCGCTGCGAGTGGGCATCTCGCTCTACGGGCTGTGGCCGTCCGCGGAGACGCGGCTGTCGGCGCGGCTGGTGCTGGGCGAGGTCCCCGTGCTCAAGCCCGTGCTGTCCTGGCGGTGCCGCAGCCAGGTGGTGAAGTGGCTGCCCGCCAACAGCTACATCGGCTATGGCTGCACGTACCGCACGTCGGAGCCCACGCGCATCGCGGTGCTTCCCGTGGGCTACTACGACGGCTACCCCCGGCTGGCCTCGGGCAAGGCCCATGTGCTGGTGAACGGGCGGCGGTGCCCGGTGCTGGGCCGCGTGATGATGAATCACCTCATCATCGACGTGACGCGGGCCACGTCGGACGAGCACCCCGTGACGGCCACGCTGCTGGGGCGGGACGGAGAGGAGTCCGTCACCGCCGACGCGCTCGCGGGCTGGGCGCAGACGATTCACTACGAGCTCGTCACGCGCCTGGGCGCGCACCTGCGCCGCCAGGTGGTGGAGTAG
- a CDS encoding transcriptional regulator produces the protein MARGISCAPELLPPLQEQLTRALELARSAWPGVELAGTRFVGHLARLLPAQAPSEDVEKLHVPDVYLARAAADRLPSALTAFEASFLPEVNAAVARLKLPPTGLDEVRQLLRQRMLVGSQDAPARLAAYPGTGPLSGWVRAAALWLALDWQRQRGGQPQADDGDLSLLVAPGDDPELIYLKNTYRAEFGASFSEALGLLEPRQRNFLRLKYLDALSIDQLGALYGVHRSTAARWVVAAQESLLQETRRLLTERLRLTGSQLDSVLRLISSQLDVNLSRLLRSKAD, from the coding sequence GTGGCGCGTGGCATCTCCTGCGCGCCGGAGTTGTTGCCTCCGCTTCAGGAGCAGCTGACGCGCGCATTGGAGTTGGCGCGCTCGGCGTGGCCCGGCGTGGAGCTGGCGGGCACCCGCTTCGTCGGGCACCTGGCGCGGCTGCTCCCGGCCCAGGCGCCTTCCGAGGACGTGGAAAAACTTCATGTGCCGGATGTGTATCTGGCCCGGGCCGCGGCGGACCGGCTCCCGTCCGCGCTGACGGCCTTCGAGGCGAGCTTCCTCCCCGAGGTGAACGCCGCGGTGGCGCGGCTGAAGCTGCCGCCCACGGGGCTCGACGAGGTCCGCCAGCTCTTGCGCCAGCGCATGCTGGTGGGCAGCCAGGATGCGCCCGCGCGGCTGGCGGCGTACCCGGGCACGGGGCCCTTGAGCGGGTGGGTGCGCGCGGCGGCGCTGTGGCTCGCGCTCGACTGGCAGCGGCAGCGAGGCGGGCAGCCGCAGGCGGACGACGGGGACTTGTCGTTGCTGGTGGCGCCTGGGGATGACCCGGAGCTCATCTATCTGAAGAACACGTACCGCGCGGAGTTCGGCGCGTCGTTCTCGGAGGCGCTGGGGCTGCTGGAGCCTCGGCAGCGCAACTTCCTGCGGCTGAAGTACCTGGATGCGCTGAGCATCGACCAGCTGGGGGCGCTCTATGGGGTGCACCGCTCCACGGCGGCGCGGTGGGTGGTGGCGGCGCAGGAGTCGCTGCTCCAGGAGACGCGCCGGCTGCTCACGGAGCGGCTGCGCCTGACGGGCTCGCAGCTCGACAGCGTGCTGCGGCTCATTTCCAGCCAACTCGACGTGAACTTGAGCCGGCTGTTGCGTTCAAAGGCCGACTGA
- a CDS encoding metallophosphoesterase family protein has translation MRTLFIGDVHGCAAELDALLEACGWRPGDRVVLVGDLVAKGPDSAGVVRRAREQGMLAVRGNHDAHVLRWHHGQAPEGKKLSKEHRQVLETLTPEDWAYLEAQPLFRRFPELNVLAVHGGVVPGIPLAAQRPEELLNLRSIAPDGTPSKRVDGGVPWASCWEGPEFIIFGHDAVRGVQQHPHAMGLDSGCVYGGDLTALVMPERRLVSVRAKRCYVNVNAPS, from the coding sequence ATGCGAACGCTCTTCATCGGAGATGTCCACGGGTGCGCGGCGGAGCTGGACGCGTTGTTGGAGGCGTGCGGCTGGAGGCCGGGGGACCGCGTGGTGCTGGTGGGGGACCTGGTGGCGAAGGGGCCGGACTCGGCGGGCGTGGTGCGCCGGGCGCGTGAGCAGGGGATGTTGGCGGTGAGGGGCAACCATGATGCGCACGTGCTGCGCTGGCATCACGGACAGGCGCCCGAGGGGAAGAAGCTGAGCAAGGAGCACCGCCAGGTGCTGGAGACGCTGACGCCGGAGGACTGGGCGTACCTGGAGGCGCAGCCGTTGTTCCGCCGCTTCCCGGAGCTGAACGTGCTGGCGGTGCACGGAGGCGTGGTGCCGGGGATTCCGCTGGCGGCCCAGCGACCGGAGGAGCTGCTCAACCTGCGCAGCATCGCGCCGGATGGGACGCCGTCGAAGCGCGTGGATGGCGGCGTGCCGTGGGCGAGCTGCTGGGAGGGGCCGGAGTTCATCATCTTCGGGCACGACGCCGTGCGGGGGGTGCAACAGCATCCCCATGCGATGGGATTGGATTCAGGGTGTGTGTATGGCGGAGACCTCACGGCGCTCGTGATGCCGGAGCGGCGGCTGGTCTCGGTGAGGGCGAAGCGCTGCTATGTGAATGTGAATGCCCCATCGTGA
- a CDS encoding AHH domain-containing protein, giving the protein MLLRWVAVLLFLAVSTGCATSRVVRLETGRESFIVTPREEPGAEVDAAELDDDEFTEAVAELGRDVRPVRNPMQRARELFGVPSRSGVFGFEGHPGRLIPQRTDEEGLHLLESYADDGLTKAYGQWCERKDQPGDCLRLLVEGPLLASDGKYTWAFAIAMDSVWDETAEALEYLAGPGAVMATITSAATMYLLLWALPEPFSKGVAATLTALAIAYLGVDTVWRLLDGWLTLVREVERATTYAQLSAAGEAYGEVLGENAARVFVMLATAAVGNTVGLAAKASRLPGSAQAALAVESQAGFQFAAVGSVRSVAVVADGFTLALAPNALAMASQGMKGGHRHHIATNKNDISSARGGPWTPEFRRLFRKAGMDLKDPENIVNVVGHQGPHPRRYHEFINERLRAALARCRTVVDCRKDLTQELRILANEAQTPGTVLNRLLTRGK; this is encoded by the coding sequence ATGTTGCTTCGCTGGGTGGCGGTGCTGCTCTTCCTCGCGGTGTCCACGGGCTGCGCGACGAGTCGGGTCGTGCGACTGGAGACGGGACGTGAGTCCTTCATCGTCACGCCCCGGGAGGAACCGGGCGCGGAGGTGGACGCAGCGGAGCTCGATGACGACGAGTTCACCGAGGCCGTCGCGGAGCTGGGCCGAGACGTGCGGCCGGTTCGCAATCCCATGCAGCGGGCGCGCGAGCTCTTCGGGGTGCCTTCTCGCAGCGGCGTGTTCGGCTTTGAGGGCCATCCGGGTCGGCTCATCCCGCAGCGCACGGACGAGGAGGGACTTCATCTCCTGGAGTCCTACGCGGACGACGGGCTGACGAAGGCCTATGGCCAGTGGTGTGAGCGGAAGGACCAGCCCGGGGACTGCTTGCGCCTGTTGGTGGAGGGACCGCTGCTCGCCAGTGATGGCAAGTACACGTGGGCCTTCGCCATCGCGATGGACTCCGTGTGGGACGAGACGGCCGAGGCGCTGGAGTACCTGGCGGGCCCGGGCGCGGTCATGGCGACCATCACCTCGGCCGCGACGATGTACCTCCTCTTGTGGGCGCTGCCCGAGCCCTTCTCGAAGGGAGTGGCGGCGACGCTGACGGCCCTGGCCATCGCCTACCTGGGCGTGGACACGGTGTGGCGGCTGTTGGACGGGTGGCTGACATTGGTGCGCGAGGTGGAGCGGGCCACGACGTATGCACAGCTCAGCGCGGCGGGCGAGGCGTATGGCGAAGTGCTCGGGGAGAACGCGGCGCGCGTCTTCGTGATGCTGGCCACGGCGGCCGTCGGCAACACGGTGGGGCTGGCCGCGAAGGCCTCGAGGCTACCGGGCTCCGCGCAGGCGGCGCTGGCCGTGGAGTCGCAGGCGGGCTTCCAGTTCGCGGCGGTGGGCAGCGTGCGCTCCGTCGCGGTGGTGGCGGATGGCTTCACCCTCGCGCTCGCGCCCAACGCCCTGGCGATGGCGAGTCAGGGGATGAAGGGTGGGCACCGCCACCACATCGCCACGAACAAGAATGACATCTCGTCCGCGCGGGGAGGCCCTTGGACACCGGAGTTTCGGAGGCTCTTCAGAAAGGCCGGGATGGACCTCAAGGACCCGGAGAACATCGTCAACGTCGTAGGCCACCAGGGCCCTCATCCACGGCGCTATCACGAGTTCATCAACGAGCGACTGAGGGCCGCGTTGGCGCGGTGCAGGACAGTCGTCGACTGCCGGAAGGACCTCACACAAGAGCTGCGCATTCTCGCAAACGAAGCCCAGACGCCCGGGACGGTGCTCAACAGGCTTTTGACTCGAGGCAAGTGA
- a CDS encoding imm11 family protein: protein MSRPSRYFMLKTDVQAGNWYLGDPLNEAGAEVDDIWEFSEGHPVHPGGRLTLPISEPGRRLDYTTAGAGWTPIVHVKVANILAEMAPDDVQLIPVDVEGCPEQYVMLVVTKLIRCIDDQATEEVLYWKPEDERPDKLGKYRSVYGMRIDPTKVGDTQVFRTWGWDIAIIVSEDIKQALERAGITGARFEEV from the coding sequence ATGTCGCGCCCCTCCCGCTACTTCATGCTCAAAACGGACGTGCAGGCCGGGAACTGGTACCTGGGCGACCCGCTGAATGAGGCGGGTGCGGAGGTCGATGACATCTGGGAGTTCTCCGAGGGACACCCTGTCCATCCTGGTGGCCGGCTGACGCTCCCCATCAGCGAGCCAGGAAGACGGTTGGACTACACAACCGCGGGCGCCGGGTGGACGCCCATCGTCCACGTCAAGGTGGCCAACATCCTCGCCGAGATGGCTCCCGACGACGTGCAACTCATCCCCGTCGATGTCGAGGGCTGCCCCGAGCAGTACGTCATGCTCGTGGTCACGAAGCTCATCCGATGCATCGACGACCAGGCCACGGAAGAGGTCCTGTACTGGAAGCCGGAGGATGAGCGCCCCGACAAGCTCGGTAAGTACCGCAGCGTCTACGGCATGCGAATCGACCCCACGAAGGTGGGTGATACCCAGGTGTTCCGCACCTGGGGTTGGGACATCGCAATCATCGTCTCCGAGGACATCAAGCAGGCCCTCGAGCGCGCCGGAATCACAGGCGCGCGATTCGAGGAGGTCTAG
- a CDS encoding strictosidine synthase family protein, which yields MKKRWWVAGAVLGVAAGLVVKTLNDAGQFKQLTPHASGACKPVPGMPGAEDLTFHPTLGFAYVSSDDRRATAAGRPVPGGIFRYEPGSNTPPVLLTRGFSQDFHPHGISLFVAPDGTQTLFVVNHPDGATNQVERFEVGADGMLVHKATLKDPLLLSPNDILAVDAERFYVTNDHGHPPGAMRTLEDYLQLGLGSVVYFDGQRFQTVIEGTKYANGINVSRDGKTVYLTQTVGKLLQSYARDPATGALTLSHAKVLDTAPDNIELDAQGDLWIAAHPKLFDFVSHATDPKGLARAPAQVLRFSGTGADMKVTEVYLDDGKQTAATATAAVFGKRMLLGPVFDADILDCELP from the coding sequence ATGAAGAAGCGTTGGTGGGTCGCGGGGGCAGTGCTCGGAGTGGCGGCGGGGCTCGTCGTCAAGACGCTCAACGACGCGGGGCAGTTCAAGCAGCTCACGCCCCACGCGTCCGGCGCCTGCAAGCCCGTCCCGGGGATGCCGGGCGCGGAGGACCTCACCTTCCATCCGACCCTGGGCTTCGCCTACGTCTCCTCGGACGACCGCCGGGCCACCGCGGCGGGGCGCCCCGTCCCAGGTGGCATCTTCCGCTACGAGCCCGGGAGCAACACGCCGCCGGTGCTGCTCACGCGGGGCTTCTCCCAGGACTTCCATCCGCACGGCATCAGCCTCTTCGTCGCGCCGGATGGCACGCAGACGCTGTTCGTGGTGAACCACCCCGACGGCGCGACGAACCAGGTGGAGCGCTTCGAGGTGGGCGCGGACGGGATGCTCGTCCACAAGGCCACGCTGAAGGACCCGCTGCTCCTCTCGCCCAACGACATCCTCGCGGTGGACGCCGAGCGCTTCTACGTCACGAACGACCACGGCCATCCGCCCGGGGCAATGCGCACGCTGGAGGACTACCTCCAGCTCGGCCTGGGCAGCGTCGTCTACTTCGATGGTCAGCGTTTCCAGACGGTCATCGAGGGGACGAAGTACGCCAACGGCATCAACGTCTCCCGGGATGGGAAGACGGTGTATCTGACGCAGACGGTGGGCAAGCTGCTGCAAAGCTATGCGCGAGACCCGGCGACAGGCGCGTTGACGCTGAGCCACGCGAAGGTGCTGGACACCGCGCCGGACAACATCGAGCTGGATGCGCAGGGCGACCTCTGGATTGCGGCGCATCCCAAGCTGTTCGACTTCGTGTCGCATGCGACGGACCCGAAGGGCCTCGCCCGAGCGCCCGCGCAGGTGCTGCGCTTCTCCGGCACGGGCGCGGACATGAAGGTCACCGAGGTCTACCTCGACGACGGGAAGCAGACCGCCGCCACGGCCACCGCGGCCGTCTTCGGCAAGCGGATGCTGCTGGGTCCCGTGTTCGACGCGGACATCCTCGACTGCGAGCTGCCCTAG
- a CDS encoding ankyrin repeat domain-containing protein, with the protein MRPGFFRVLSSWVLVCLVLSSGSSAATTFLHRREVTFKPEVPVIDAARDGDVDQMRSLLGGGTAVNRTGDPKGDYPLMTPLMVASERGHAPIVRLLLKAKADLHLRVPRHRSLWPPTGWSARCFARASLESGPEKLLVQAGASGDEACLMEADFLAAVRKKDARRALLLGRRAKGRIQHEVLRKALDEAVEQQSVAMIRAVDEAGFNPRRPVHVSLHVAPGMNVSMRPGSGIVITVPTVVERAMEEYDEKAVLALVKAGHPPPGLVSLMDKGMKSVVLHLLEKGASPDSRDEDGDTLLIHAVRRRDPVLVDALLAAGAEVNLPGKKGVTPLLAALRGYAPVELSQVQRLVEAQADINKGDAHRTPLMEAASGCVPKVVALLLQRGARWDVPPDGGAGLYEEAVVPQVRCPERVTVQVIQALREGGVPLRHPDETHLDWLRVRARESQMLGPQLYAAGLSRERAPPKPPPGAAR; encoded by the coding sequence ATGAGGCCCGGGTTCTTTCGAGTGCTGTCCTCGTGGGTGCTGGTGTGCCTCGTCTTGTCGAGCGGCTCGTCCGCCGCGACGACCTTCCTTCACCGGCGTGAGGTTACGTTCAAGCCGGAGGTCCCCGTCATCGACGCGGCACGCGATGGAGACGTCGACCAGATGCGGTCGCTGCTCGGCGGAGGCACCGCCGTCAACAGGACGGGCGACCCCAAGGGGGACTACCCCCTCATGACGCCGCTGATGGTGGCGAGCGAGAGAGGCCATGCGCCCATTGTCCGCCTGCTGTTGAAGGCGAAGGCAGACCTTCACTTGAGAGTGCCCCGGCATCGCTCGCTGTGGCCGCCCACGGGCTGGTCCGCGCGGTGCTTCGCACGCGCCTCGCTGGAGTCCGGTCCGGAGAAGCTGTTGGTTCAGGCGGGCGCGAGCGGCGACGAGGCGTGTCTGATGGAAGCGGACTTCCTGGCGGCCGTGCGGAAGAAGGACGCGAGGCGTGCCTTGCTGCTGGGCCGCCGCGCGAAGGGGCGGATTCAGCATGAGGTCCTCCGAAAGGCACTGGATGAGGCGGTCGAGCAACAAAGCGTCGCGATGATTCGAGCGGTGGACGAGGCGGGGTTCAACCCTCGTAGGCCCGTCCACGTGTCGCTGCACGTGGCGCCCGGGATGAATGTGTCGATGAGGCCCGGCTCGGGCATCGTCATCACGGTGCCCACTGTCGTGGAGAGGGCCATGGAGGAGTATGACGAGAAGGCCGTACTCGCCCTCGTGAAGGCAGGTCATCCACCGCCTGGGCTCGTGTCGCTGATGGACAAGGGGATGAAGTCGGTGGTGCTGCACCTGCTCGAGAAGGGCGCTTCTCCCGACAGCCGGGACGAGGATGGCGACACGTTGCTCATCCATGCGGTGCGGCGCCGGGACCCGGTGCTCGTCGATGCGCTGCTCGCCGCGGGCGCGGAAGTGAATCTCCCGGGGAAGAAGGGGGTGACACCCCTGCTTGCGGCGCTGCGAGGATACGCGCCCGTGGAGCTGTCACAGGTGCAGCGGTTGGTGGAGGCCCAGGCGGACATCAACAAGGGGGACGCGCACAGGACGCCGTTGATGGAGGCGGCGAGCGGGTGTGTGCCGAAGGTGGTTGCCCTGTTGTTGCAGCGAGGGGCTCGCTGGGACGTGCCGCCGGATGGAGGGGCGGGGCTCTACGAAGAGGCCGTCGTCCCCCAGGTGCGTTGCCCCGAGCGGGTCACCGTGCAGGTCATCCAGGCCCTGCGAGAGGGCGGTGTGCCGCTTCGGCACCCGGATGAGACGCACCTGGATTGGCTGCGGGTGCGTGCGCGGGAGTCCCAGATGTTGGGCCCGCAGCTGTATGCGGCGGGGCTGAGTCGGGAGAGGGCGCCGCCCAAGCCTCCACCTGGCGCCGCGCGCTAG
- a CDS encoding ankyrin repeat domain-containing protein, with protein MKPFLVRVLSSCVLACLVSSGPAAARTRREVIQIIKGGNYSPLFDAAIHGDAAKMKEALASTVAVNGPGEGAGDIHGMSPLMVAAENGHAPIIRMLLKAKADPLLRVPRHSGMWPPYGWSARCFARSEQKAAAEKVLVAAGASGDAECLDDADFLAAVRKKDEKRALQLARRSKGRIQQRVLQKALMLAIEQQSMAMIRAVDAAGFQPGNGGGFHVNLPVASGADVSMRPDSHISISALTPTRKAMQERDEATVLALVRAGETPPMLMMLVRWGMNSVVLHQLKSGANPDIGERGGNTPLIEAALDRNRVLVDALLAAGADVNLPGEVEVTPLMAALQGDKPVELSLVERLLEAKADVNKAGRYRTPLMEAASRCLPRAVSLLLQKGARWDVPPGGGPGLYEEAVVPQVSCPEKVAVQVLRALREGGVPFHPPGTPDLDWMRARARESQMLGPELYAAGLRPEQGSPSR; from the coding sequence ATGAAGCCCTTTCTCGTTCGAGTGCTGTCGTCGTGTGTGTTGGCCTGTCTCGTCTCGAGCGGCCCCGCCGCCGCGCGGACGCGGCGGGAGGTCATCCAGATCATCAAGGGAGGGAACTACTCCCCCCTCTTCGATGCGGCCATCCATGGCGACGCGGCGAAGATGAAGGAGGCGCTCGCGAGCACCGTCGCGGTCAACGGACCGGGCGAGGGCGCGGGTGACATCCACGGCATGTCGCCGCTGATGGTGGCGGCCGAGAACGGTCATGCGCCCATCATCCGCATGTTGCTGAAGGCGAAGGCGGACCCGCTCCTGCGTGTGCCTCGGCATTCGGGGATGTGGCCGCCCTATGGCTGGTCCGCGAGGTGCTTCGCCCGGTCCGAGCAGAAGGCCGCCGCGGAGAAGGTCCTGGTGGCGGCTGGCGCGAGCGGCGATGCGGAGTGTCTGGATGACGCGGACTTCCTGGCCGCCGTGCGGAAGAAGGACGAGAAGCGGGCCTTGCAGCTGGCGCGACGCTCGAAGGGCAGGATTCAGCAGCGGGTCCTCCAGAAGGCCCTGATGCTGGCCATCGAGCAGCAGAGCATGGCGATGATTCGCGCCGTGGACGCGGCGGGCTTCCAGCCGGGAAATGGCGGAGGGTTCCACGTCAACCTGCCGGTGGCCTCCGGCGCGGACGTGTCGATGCGGCCCGACTCGCACATCTCCATCTCCGCGCTCACTCCCACGCGGAAGGCGATGCAGGAGCGCGACGAGGCGACCGTGCTCGCCCTCGTGAGGGCGGGGGAGACGCCGCCCATGCTCATGATGCTGGTGCGCTGGGGAATGAACTCGGTGGTGCTGCATCAGCTCAAGTCGGGCGCCAACCCGGACATCGGGGAGAGGGGGGGCAACACGCCGCTCATCGAGGCGGCGCTGGACCGGAACCGGGTGCTCGTGGATGCGCTGCTCGCCGCGGGCGCGGACGTGAATCTTCCGGGCGAGGTGGAGGTGACGCCGTTGATGGCGGCGCTGCAGGGGGACAAGCCCGTGGAGCTGTCGCTGGTGGAGCGGCTCTTGGAGGCCAAGGCGGACGTGAACAAGGCGGGCCGCTACAGGACGCCGTTGATGGAGGCGGCGAGCCGGTGTCTGCCGAGGGCGGTCTCCTTGTTGTTGCAGAAGGGGGCTCGCTGGGATGTGCCCCCGGGCGGAGGCCCAGGACTCTACGAGGAGGCCGTCGTCCCCCAGGTGTCCTGCCCCGAGAAGGTCGCCGTGCAGGTCCTCCGCGCGCTCCGAGAGGGGGGCGTTCCGTTCCACCCTCCGGGGACGCCGGACCTGGACTGGATGCGCGCGCGCGCGCGGGAGTCCCAGATGCTGGGCCCGGAGCTGTACGCGGCGGGACTGCGGCCGGAGCAGGGGTCACCGTCTCGATAG
- a CDS encoding superoxide dismutase produces MPFALPELPYKKDALAPHMSEETFSYHYDKHHAAYVNNLNKLLDGKPEASKSLEEIILSSDGGVFNNAAQVWNHTFFWNCMKPKGGGEPTGELLEAINRDFGSFAKFKEEFSNAAATQFGSGWAWLVAGKDGKLAVTKTSNADLPMKHGQKALLTIDVWEHAYYIDYRNLRPKFIETFLNHLVNWDFVAQNLKAR; encoded by the coding sequence ATGCCCTTCGCTCTGCCCGAACTCCCGTACAAGAAGGACGCGCTGGCTCCTCACATGAGCGAGGAGACTTTCTCGTACCACTACGACAAGCACCACGCCGCCTACGTCAACAACCTGAACAAGCTGCTGGATGGCAAGCCCGAGGCGAGCAAGTCGCTGGAGGAGATCATCCTGAGCAGCGACGGTGGCGTGTTCAACAACGCGGCGCAGGTCTGGAACCACACCTTCTTCTGGAACTGCATGAAGCCCAAGGGCGGCGGTGAGCCGACGGGCGAGCTGCTGGAGGCCATCAACCGGGACTTTGGCTCCTTCGCCAAGTTCAAGGAGGAGTTCTCCAACGCCGCCGCGACGCAGTTCGGCTCCGGCTGGGCGTGGCTGGTCGCGGGCAAGGACGGCAAGCTGGCCGTCACCAAGACGAGCAACGCGGACCTGCCGATGAAGCACGGCCAGAAGGCGCTGCTGACCATCGACGTGTGGGAGCACGCCTACTACATCGACTACCGCAACCTGCGGCCGAAGTTCATCGAGACGTTCCTGAACCACCTGGTCAACTGGGACTTCGTCGCCCAGAACCTGAAGGCCCGCTAG
- a CDS encoding universal stress protein has product MTIVCATNFSDAARRACDVAAALAHKSNVPLCLVHVLNPDSARAFGAALLQAAEAALGDEARRLAKRGIQVEQELRTGEAAVEVAELARRRAATLVVTASPSKEAPFLSVGGTVDRLAQSLEVPLLAVRDAETLEAWAEGKRPLRVLLGVDRSAPFVAARDWVKGLREWGLVEVVGARVIWPDEEYKRLGLARPMELAEVTPELFSVLDKETDALMAPLAVGGSVPRTVLESSLGRIADHLVQVADRERADLLVVGTHHRKALGRMWSVSYHSLRLARMSVACVASHAATVGVDAPLPTFREVMVATDFSETGDRAVAHAFGLVPPGGVVHLVHVTEGAQGVESDQRRLLALVPREAELTGRHVKVEIVTGAKDVVTALVQTAERLAVDALVLGTHGRSGLKRVVLGSVTQAVLGRTERPVLLVRPPSP; this is encoded by the coding sequence ATGACCATCGTCTGTGCCACCAACTTCTCCGATGCCGCGCGCCGCGCTTGTGATGTCGCGGCGGCGTTGGCTCACAAGTCCAACGTGCCGCTGTGCCTGGTGCATGTCCTGAATCCCGACTCCGCCCGGGCCTTTGGCGCGGCCTTGCTCCAGGCGGCGGAGGCGGCCCTGGGGGACGAGGCGCGGCGGCTGGCGAAGCGCGGCATCCAGGTGGAGCAGGAGCTGCGCACGGGCGAGGCCGCGGTGGAGGTGGCGGAGCTGGCGCGGCGCCGCGCGGCGACGCTGGTGGTGACGGCCTCGCCGAGCAAGGAGGCGCCCTTCCTGAGCGTGGGTGGGACGGTGGACCGGCTGGCGCAGTCGCTGGAGGTGCCGCTGCTGGCGGTGCGCGACGCGGAGACGCTGGAGGCCTGGGCGGAGGGCAAGCGGCCCTTGAGGGTGCTCTTGGGCGTGGACCGCTCCGCGCCGTTCGTCGCCGCGCGCGACTGGGTGAAGGGGCTGCGCGAGTGGGGCCTCGTCGAGGTGGTGGGCGCACGCGTCATCTGGCCGGATGAGGAGTACAAGCGCCTGGGGCTGGCGCGCCCCATGGAGCTGGCGGAGGTGACGCCGGAGCTGTTCTCGGTGCTGGACAAGGAGACGGACGCGCTGATGGCGCCGCTGGCCGTGGGGGGCTCGGTGCCTCGCACGGTGCTGGAGTCCTCGCTGGGCCGCATCGCGGACCACCTGGTGCAGGTGGCGGACCGGGAGCGCGCGGACCTGCTGGTGGTGGGGACGCACCACCGCAAGGCGCTGGGGCGCATGTGGAGCGTGTCGTACCACTCGCTGCGGCTGGCGCGCATGTCCGTGGCGTGTGTGGCCTCGCACGCGGCGACGGTGGGCGTGGACGCGCCGCTGCCCACCTTCCGCGAGGTGATGGTGGCGACGGACTTCTCCGAGACGGGCGACCGCGCGGTGGCCCATGCCTTCGGCCTGGTGCCTCCGGGGGGCGTGGTGCACCTGGTCCACGTCACGGAGGGCGCGCAGGGGGTGGAGAGCGACCAGCGGCGGCTGCTGGCGCTCGTTCCGCGCGAGGCGGAGCTCACGGGGCGTCACGTGAAGGTGGAGATTGTCACCGGCGCCAAGGACGTGGTGACGGCGCTGGTGCAGACCGCGGAGCGGCTGGCGGTGGATGCCCTGGTGCTGGGGACCCACGGGCGCTCGGGGCTCAAGCGCGTGGTGCTGGGCTCCGTGACGCAGGCGGTGCTCGGGCGGACCGAGCGGCCCGTGCTGCTGGTGCGGCCTCCCTCGCCGTGA